TTGTACCTGTTATGCTCATGTCGCGTTACAGAACGGTTGTCGCTGCTTTCCAGGCCGTGCGCGTGTCATAGACATGAGGGTCATGAAAGAACATCGCCGCCGTTCTGATCAGGGGTTTTGACTCACGATAGTTATTCATCGGGTTGATTAGGATGCCACGAACCGCTCTGACAATTCCAGGAGCGCGCCTGCGGTAAGGGAAACGGAGGATTCTACCCGGTATATAGTCATTGGCGAAGATGTTATCCCATATCAGGACTGGTCGATTAACAGTTTCGGTGATCCTGGCTACATCCCTCTCGGTTATTGCCCAGGAGACAACATTCTTGCCGGTCCAAATCATGTCAATGTCCTTGTGAAGATTCACCGCGACGTGCTTCAAATATTCGGTCTTCTTGAATCCACGATACTGGGTAGGGCAGAAGAAGAGACTTGTTTTCTCCAATCTTTCCTTAAGATGCTTGAAAAGGGCATTGGTTGCATCCACCTGCTTCTTGGCAGTACGAGCATCAAGCGGCACTCTTATATCGTCAAAGAAGATACTGAAATGGCGGATGCCAACGTCTATCAGTGTGTCGATCTTCTCGATCACGTCACCGGTATCTGGCCTGTCACCCGGGCTCAATGCATATACGAAGTTGACATGTCTTTCCGTGCTGTGTTGATTGAGTCTTTCGAATTCCTTCAGTTTCCTGTCAGGGTACTTTTCCCGCCATTTTTTGCGGTGATAGATATCGGCCTTGGGTCCATATACATAGGTGTTGAGGTTAAGACTTCCGATAAATTCTATGAGGTCCAGTCTTTGTTCAAAGGTGTATTGCCTTCGGTAGAACCCTTCCACAACGCCGAAGATTTTACCGACCACGTTTCAATTCCCTTAGCAGGTCAATCCACTCGCCCGGGTTTTCGCCTAATTTACGGATCTCGGCATCTCGATCTATACCGTATTTTTCCTCCAATAGCTTCAATGAATCCTGGAGCGCCTCTTCGCTCGATTCACTGTCCCTGA
This window of the candidate division WOR-3 bacterium genome carries:
- a CDS encoding protein O-GlcNAcase, which translates into the protein MVGKIFGVVEGFYRRQYTFEQRLDLIEFIGSLNLNTYVYGPKADIYHRKKWREKYPDRKLKEFERLNQHSTERHVNFVYALSPGDRPDTGDVIEKIDTLIDVGIRHFSIFFDDIRVPLDARTAKKQVDATNALFKHLKERLEKTSLFFCPTQYRGFKKTEYLKHVAVNLHKDIDMIWTGKNVVSWAITERDVARITETVNRPVLIWDNIFANDYIPGRILRFPYRRRAPGIVRAVRGILINPMNNYRESKPLIRTAAMFFHDPHVYDTRTAWKAATTVL